The following proteins are encoded in a genomic region of Desulfonatronum thiodismutans:
- a CDS encoding arsenosugar biosynthesis-associated peroxidase-like protein, with protein sequence MTSYYDSKDLPRFSEIGKDAPELAKKFFEYYGAVMAEGELTAREKSLIALAVAHAVQCPYCIDAYAKECLEQGSNTAEMTEAVHVAAAIRGGASLVHGLQMRNVVDKLSL encoded by the coding sequence ATGACATCCTATTATGATTCCAAGGACCTGCCCCGGTTTTCTGAAATCGGCAAAGACGCCCCGGAACTGGCCAAGAAATTTTTCGAGTACTACGGTGCCGTCATGGCCGAGGGGGAACTCACGGCCCGGGAAAAGAGCCTGATTGCCCTGGCCGTGGCCCATGCCGTACAGTGCCCCTACTGCATCGACGCCTATGCCAAGGAATGCCTGGAGCAGGGCTCGAACACGGCGGAGATGACCGAAGCCGTGCACGTGGCGGCTGCGATCCGCGGGGGCGCGTCTCTCGTCCATGGATTACAGATGCGCAATGTCGTGGACAAGCTTTCCTTGTAG
- the arsS gene encoding arsenosugar biosynthesis radical SAM (seleno)protein ArsS (Some members of this family are selenoproteins.), whose translation MQEIQPASCPSAGVGFAQTLAQHGLRLEREQTHTLQINTGLLCNQACRHCHLEAGPSRKEIMNRETMDQVADYAARGGFQTADVTGGAPEMVPGIDHLLTRLAAAVPRVMLRSNLTAITDSDREHLGLLCRDLKIVLVCSLPATHASQTDAQRGSGVMDCSVSALQWLNSLGYGQPGTGLELNLVSNPAGAFMPPDQGRTEERFRRDLQRKWGIVFNSLYTFANVPLGRFRTWLEASGNYEQYMARLTEAFNPEAVTGLMCRNLVSVDWNGELHDCDFHLAKGIPLGGIRHHVTKMDCPPIPGATIATAEHCYACTAGAGFT comes from the coding sequence ATGCAGGAAATCCAACCAGCATCTTGCCCTTCCGCCGGTGTCGGTTTTGCCCAGACCCTGGCCCAGCACGGGCTGCGCCTGGAGCGTGAGCAGACCCACACCCTGCAGATTAACACCGGGCTGCTGTGCAACCAGGCCTGTCGACACTGCCACCTGGAGGCCGGGCCGTCGCGCAAAGAGATCATGAATCGGGAAACCATGGATCAGGTCGCGGACTACGCGGCCCGAGGCGGGTTCCAGACGGCCGACGTGACCGGTGGCGCGCCGGAAATGGTTCCGGGAATCGATCATCTCCTGACCCGTCTGGCCGCGGCAGTGCCAAGGGTCATGCTCCGCTCCAACCTCACCGCCATCACTGACTCGGACCGGGAGCACCTCGGACTGCTCTGTCGCGACTTGAAGATTGTTCTCGTCTGTTCGCTCCCGGCGACCCACGCCTCCCAGACCGACGCCCAGCGCGGCAGTGGGGTCATGGATTGCAGCGTAAGCGCCCTGCAGTGGTTGAATTCCCTGGGCTACGGACAGCCCGGAACCGGGCTGGAACTCAACCTGGTTTCCAATCCGGCTGGGGCGTTCATGCCGCCGGACCAGGGTCGGACAGAGGAGCGTTTTCGCCGGGATCTGCAACGCAAGTGGGGTATCGTCTTCAACAGCCTGTACACCTTTGCCAATGTGCCGTTGGGCCGATTTCGGACATGGCTCGAGGCTTCAGGCAATTACGAGCAGTACATGGCTCGCCTGACTGAGGCCTTCAATCCCGAGGCCGTGACCGGTCTGATGTGTCGGAATCTGGTTTCCGTGGATTGGAACGGGGAACTGCACGACTGCGATTTTCATCTGGCCAAGGGCATTCCCCTGGGCGGGATACGACACCACGTCACAAAAATGGACTGCCCCCCCATTCCCGGCGCGACCATTGCCACCGCCGAGCATTGCTACGCCTGCACCGCGGGTGCCGGGTTCACCTGA
- a CDS encoding TVP38/TMEM64 family protein translates to MQSKYVQKIVLVLALSALVGVFFLFDLGQYLSLDYIKDSQQRFQTLYVEKTAKVIAVYMVVYILVTSLSLPGAAIMTLAGGALFGLVVGTVVVSFASTIGATLACFVSRFVLQDWVQRRFGQRLDTINQGIAREGAFYLFTLRLVPLFPFWMINLVMGLTRMKLRTFFWVSQVGMLPGTLVYVNAGRELGRIDSLGGILSPGLIFSFVLLGTFPLATKKIMAWYRARQNKPTIVT, encoded by the coding sequence ATGCAATCAAAATACGTCCAGAAAATCGTTCTTGTCCTTGCTCTGTCCGCCTTGGTGGGCGTGTTTTTCCTCTTTGACCTGGGGCAGTATCTCTCCCTGGACTACATCAAGGATTCTCAGCAGCGGTTTCAGACCTTGTACGTGGAAAAGACCGCCAAGGTGATCGCCGTGTACATGGTCGTCTATATTCTGGTCACCTCCCTGTCTCTGCCCGGAGCCGCCATCATGACCCTTGCCGGTGGGGCCTTGTTCGGCCTGGTGGTGGGGACGGTGGTGGTCTCCTTTGCCAGCACCATCGGGGCCACGCTGGCCTGCTTCGTTTCCCGGTTCGTTCTTCAGGATTGGGTCCAGCGCCGGTTCGGGCAGCGTCTGGATACGATCAACCAGGGCATTGCGCGGGAAGGAGCGTTTTATCTGTTCACTCTGCGCTTGGTGCCTCTTTTTCCATTCTGGATGATCAATCTGGTCATGGGCCTGACCCGGATGAAGCTGCGCACCTTCTTCTGGGTCTCCCAGGTGGGCATGCTCCCCGGTACCCTGGTCTACGTCAACGCCGGTCGGGAGCTGGGGCGGATCGATTCCCTGGGAGGGATTCTTTCGCCGGGCTTGATTTTTTCTTTTGTCCTGCTGGGCACCTTTCCCCTGGCCACGAAAAAGATCATGGCCTGGTACCGTGCCAGGCAGAACAAGCCAACAATCGTCACATAA
- a CDS encoding dihydrolipoyl dehydrogenase family protein has translation MPQYDYDIAVIGAGAAGLTVAAGAAQAGAKTLIVEKEPAMGGDCLHYGCVPSKTLIKSAHIYHQMKQAARYGLPEVAVPAVDFSRVRERIQRVIATIQPHDSPERFCKLGAEVAFGRAEFLDEHQARITTNAGEVRKVSAKSWVVATGSTSAVPRLEGLDSTPYLTNREIFSLDSLPSSLMIIGGGPIAVEMAQAFARLGSRVHVIQRSPQILSREDADMAGLVQSVLEREGVTFHLGTELLRVRDLGQEREVDFRAQDGMETSVRGAALLVALGRSATTRGLGLKNAGVEIGSKGISVDARLRTSQKHIYACGDVTGAYQFTHAAGYEGGVVVTNAVFHLPRKADYTWMPACTYTDPEFASLGLNEKQAQKQGLDYTVWTEEFVENDRSQAEEEREGRIKLLLDKKSKPLGVQIVGPHAGELLAEWVAVLGGKVKLSTLAGSVHPYPTLAEINKKVAGKHLSEKIFSDGVKKTLKFFFGFKGRACGGEPDGSR, from the coding sequence ATGCCGCAATACGACTATGACATCGCCGTGATCGGGGCAGGGGCCGCCGGGTTGACCGTGGCCGCGGGCGCGGCCCAGGCCGGGGCCAAGACGCTGATTGTGGAAAAGGAACCGGCCATGGGCGGGGACTGCCTGCATTACGGCTGCGTGCCCAGCAAGACGTTGATCAAATCGGCCCACATATATCACCAGATGAAGCAGGCGGCCCGTTACGGCTTACCCGAAGTCGCGGTCCCTGCCGTGGATTTTAGCCGGGTCCGGGAGCGCATCCAACGGGTCATCGCCACCATCCAGCCGCACGATTCCCCGGAGCGGTTCTGCAAGCTGGGTGCGGAGGTGGCATTCGGTCGGGCCGAATTTCTGGACGAGCACCAGGCCCGAATCACGACCAACGCTGGAGAGGTTCGTAAGGTTTCGGCCAAAAGCTGGGTCGTGGCCACGGGCTCCACCTCGGCCGTGCCCAGGCTGGAAGGGCTGGACAGTACGCCTTACCTGACGAACCGGGAGATTTTTTCCCTGGACTCCCTGCCGTCCTCCCTGATGATTATCGGCGGCGGCCCCATTGCCGTGGAGATGGCCCAGGCCTTCGCCCGGCTAGGCTCCCGAGTGCATGTGATCCAGCGCAGCCCGCAAATCCTCTCCCGTGAGGACGCGGACATGGCTGGTTTGGTGCAGAGCGTTCTGGAGCGCGAAGGGGTGACGTTCCATCTCGGCACGGAACTGCTCCGCGTTAGGGATCTTGGGCAGGAGCGGGAGGTGGACTTCAGGGCCCAGGATGGGATGGAGACGTCGGTGAGAGGCGCTGCCCTGCTGGTGGCCTTGGGCCGCAGCGCTACGACGCGTGGCCTCGGTTTGAAGAACGCCGGGGTGGAGATCGGTAGCAAGGGCATCTCGGTGGACGCCCGGTTGCGCACCTCCCAGAAGCACATCTATGCCTGCGGCGACGTGACCGGGGCGTACCAGTTCACCCACGCCGCCGGGTACGAGGGCGGGGTGGTGGTGACCAATGCCGTGTTTCACCTGCCCCGCAAGGCGGACTATACCTGGATGCCTGCCTGCACCTACACGGACCCGGAGTTTGCCAGCCTGGGACTGAACGAGAAACAAGCTCAAAAACAGGGGCTGGATTATACGGTCTGGACCGAGGAATTCGTCGAAAACGACCGCAGCCAGGCCGAAGAGGAGCGAGAAGGGCGGATCAAGCTGCTGTTGGACAAGAAAAGCAAGCCGTTGGGGGTGCAGATCGTCGGGCCGCATGCCGGGGAACTTTTGGCCGAATGGGTGGCGGTGCTGGGCGGTAAGGTCAAGTTGAGCACCCTGGCCGGATCGGTTCACCCGTATCCGACCCTGGCCGAGATCAACAAAAAGGTGGCCGGAAAGCATCTGAGCGAGAAGATTTTCTCGGACGGCGTGAAGAAGACCCTGAAGTTTTTCTTCGGGTTCAAGGGCCGGGCTTGCGGCGGCGAGCCTGACGGGTCGCGATGA
- a CDS encoding PAS domain-containing sensor histidine kinase, with translation MPHPSPDRPFPSFFRSLTFKLCLAMALGMAALMAAYFLLALAQADPKVRWTIATQELLQVLPISLLILTGFGFLVAHRLTRPLHELQEALTSKSRGTAWAGLDETKAGDFRELTETVNRIAASVRQRRLDLDEQLNMYQSLFHNVPCLITVHDREYRLLRYNRMFWELFDAKPMEHCYKVYKNRITQCENCPVERTFNDGKSHTTEEKGFYKDGTPAHWIVRTAPIRDVDGRVTAVMEMCLDITDRKLLEQKLRKSEKKYSTIFDNIPVAVFELNAETLDVRNCNRGMSQLYGYCKGEVIGKSFSMLFAPNSTDAHLTALRSPGHIPQARHMDKDGQEFFVSIDTSRTALEGKEILLAVVFDVTDRIRAEQQVIQSSKMATLGEMAAGVAHELNQPLAVLKMVANFFSRQTNKGLTPDQDQLRQMTAKIVNNVDRATKIIEHMREFGRKPNLESTEVQVNDVLRRACDFFSEQLKIRDITVNWELDADQPTVLADPNRLEQVFINLLVNARDAIEDKCSGKECMEDDRMITLRTRSNARHVVTEVVDTGPGIPKAVIGRIFEPFFSTKEVGRGTGLGLSICYDIVTDYDGTIHVFSKPGHGARFVVTLPIAGTMRNGFTTTSA, from the coding sequence ATGCCCCATCCCTCTCCTGATCGCCCCTTTCCGTCTTTTTTTCGCTCCCTGACGTTCAAACTCTGCTTGGCCATGGCGCTTGGAATGGCGGCGCTCATGGCCGCCTACTTTCTTTTGGCGCTCGCTCAGGCCGATCCGAAGGTTCGCTGGACGATCGCCACCCAGGAACTGCTCCAGGTCCTGCCAATATCCCTGCTGATCCTGACCGGCTTCGGCTTCCTGGTCGCTCATCGCCTGACCCGGCCGCTGCATGAATTACAAGAGGCATTGACGTCCAAGTCACGGGGAACAGCCTGGGCAGGTCTGGACGAAACCAAGGCCGGGGACTTCCGGGAGCTGACCGAGACTGTCAACCGCATCGCCGCCTCAGTTCGTCAACGCCGCCTGGATCTGGACGAGCAGTTAAACATGTATCAAAGTCTGTTTCACAACGTCCCCTGTCTGATTACGGTTCACGACCGGGAATATCGGCTGCTTCGATACAACAGAATGTTCTGGGAATTGTTCGACGCCAAACCCATGGAGCATTGCTACAAGGTCTATAAAAACCGGATTACGCAATGCGAGAACTGCCCCGTTGAGCGGACCTTCAACGACGGCAAGTCACACACCACGGAGGAAAAGGGTTTTTACAAGGACGGCACCCCGGCGCACTGGATCGTCCGCACGGCTCCCATCCGGGACGTCGACGGCAGAGTCACCGCGGTGATGGAAATGTGTCTGGACATTACCGACCGGAAACTTCTGGAGCAAAAGCTTCGCAAGTCGGAGAAGAAATACTCCACGATTTTCGACAACATTCCCGTCGCGGTCTTCGAGTTGAACGCTGAAACTCTGGATGTACGCAACTGCAATCGGGGCATGTCCCAGCTTTACGGCTACTGCAAGGGAGAGGTGATCGGCAAATCCTTCTCCATGCTCTTCGCGCCGAACTCCACGGACGCCCATCTCACGGCCTTACGCAGCCCAGGGCACATCCCGCAGGCCAGGCACATGGACAAGGACGGCCAAGAATTTTTCGTCTCCATCGACACCTCCCGGACCGCTCTGGAGGGCAAGGAGATTCTGCTGGCCGTGGTTTTCGACGTCACGGACCGCATCCGGGCCGAGCAGCAGGTCATCCAATCCAGCAAGATGGCCACCCTGGGCGAGATGGCCGCGGGGGTAGCCCACGAGTTGAACCAGCCCCTGGCCGTGTTAAAGATGGTCGCCAACTTTTTCAGTCGTCAGACGAATAAAGGGTTGACTCCGGACCAGGACCAGCTGCGCCAGATGACCGCCAAGATCGTCAACAACGTGGACCGGGCCACCAAGATCATCGAGCACATGCGCGAGTTCGGACGCAAACCCAACCTGGAAAGTACGGAGGTCCAGGTCAACGACGTCCTGCGCCGGGCCTGCGACTTTTTCAGCGAGCAGCTCAAAATCCGGGACATTACCGTCAACTGGGAGCTGGACGCGGACCAGCCGACAGTGCTGGCCGACCCGAACCGCCTGGAACAGGTGTTCATCAACCTGCTGGTCAACGCCCGGGACGCTATCGAGGACAAATGTTCCGGCAAGGAATGCATGGAGGACGACCGGATGATCACTCTCCGCACGCGCTCCAACGCCCGGCACGTGGTGACCGAGGTCGTGGACACCGGACCGGGCATCCCCAAGGCCGTGATCGGGCGCATATTTGAACCGTTCTTCTCCACCAAGGAAGTCGGCCGCGGCACCGGCCTCGGCCTGTCCATCTGCTACGACATCGTCACGGACTACGACGGCACCATCCATGTCTTTTCCAAGCCAGGCCACGGCGCCCGCTTCGTCGTCACCCTGCCCATCGCCGGAACCATGCGCAATGGCTTCACCACGACATCCGCATAG
- a CDS encoding hybrid sensor histidine kinase/response regulator — MSALHLPSAPASGTLSVLIVDDEQDIREMLAILLQELGFTTHLAADGVKALEAFNRHQPDIVLTDIKMPGKDGISVLREIKSTAPETEVIMISGHGDMHLAIQSLKHDAADFITKPIDEELLEIALGKVSERIGLRRQVHEHTKNLEALVREKSAALVEMERKLAATQIMEGMGRALTILAGDPASGDYFPELPFYVAIHDAKCQVVTTNQGYRERFGDRSGLASCGVYERCVESGWKSPVREAAEARASIHRHETMVVSDGTVVPVMAHVSPVIGTAGELELLLEIAVDVSEMRRLQAELSRTQRKFEYFFNMVPCAISVQDRELRVVEANATFHRDFGDPGGRTCHELYKYRDAPCDDCPVLASFADNAPHQYETVVTTRGGEQRNILVWTAPLADVDGTVNHVLEVSTDITKIRQLQDHLASLGIMLGSMSHGVKGLLMAIDGGAYRVDKGLEKGDVQRIAAGWKTVRHRLDHMRRTVMDILYYSKSREPNLVPHSLHGVAEHLAETVSAKASKSGILFQTDFSQAGGQILIDDVAFYSAMANILENAVDACLFNRDAAEHRIDFHVAQADGHAVFTIRDNGIGMDRETMDNMFTLFFSSKGALGTGIGMFVSHEIITGHSGTITVDSAPGKGTTFRITLPQAAPSVSGDEPTSNHAPSLS, encoded by the coding sequence GTGAGTGCATTACATCTTCCTTCCGCCCCGGCATCCGGGACCTTGTCCGTCCTGATCGTGGACGACGAGCAGGATATCCGCGAAATGCTGGCGATCCTGCTCCAGGAACTCGGATTCACCACCCACCTCGCCGCCGACGGCGTCAAGGCCCTGGAAGCGTTTAACCGCCACCAGCCCGATATCGTGCTCACGGACATCAAGATGCCCGGCAAGGACGGCATCTCCGTGCTCAGGGAAATTAAGTCCACAGCCCCGGAAACCGAGGTGATCATGATTTCCGGGCACGGCGACATGCACTTGGCCATCCAAAGCCTCAAGCACGACGCCGCGGACTTCATCACCAAGCCCATCGACGAGGAGCTGCTGGAAATCGCCCTGGGCAAAGTTTCGGAACGGATTGGCCTGCGGCGCCAGGTGCACGAACATACGAAAAACCTGGAAGCCCTGGTCCGCGAAAAATCCGCGGCCCTGGTGGAAATGGAGCGAAAGCTGGCCGCGACGCAGATCATGGAAGGCATGGGCCGGGCCTTGACCATCCTGGCAGGTGATCCCGCTTCCGGAGATTATTTCCCGGAATTGCCGTTTTATGTCGCCATCCATGACGCAAAATGCCAAGTCGTGACCACCAACCAAGGATATCGCGAGCGCTTCGGCGACCGCTCCGGACTGGCCAGTTGCGGCGTGTACGAACGGTGCGTCGAGTCGGGATGGAAAAGTCCGGTCCGCGAGGCCGCGGAGGCTCGGGCCAGCATCCATCGGCACGAAACCATGGTCGTCTCGGACGGAACCGTGGTGCCGGTGATGGCCCATGTCTCACCGGTCATCGGCACGGCGGGCGAACTGGAGCTGCTGCTGGAAATCGCCGTGGACGTCTCGGAAATGCGTCGACTCCAGGCCGAACTGTCCCGCACCCAACGCAAATTCGAGTATTTCTTCAACATGGTGCCCTGCGCCATCAGCGTCCAGGACCGCGAGCTGCGCGTCGTGGAGGCCAACGCCACCTTTCACCGGGACTTCGGCGACCCTGGAGGCCGGACCTGCCACGAACTGTACAAGTACCGCGATGCTCCCTGCGACGACTGCCCGGTCCTGGCCAGTTTCGCCGACAACGCTCCGCACCAGTACGAAACCGTGGTCACCACCCGCGGCGGCGAGCAGCGTAACATCCTGGTCTGGACCGCGCCTCTGGCCGACGTCGACGGCACGGTGAACCACGTTCTGGAAGTGTCCACGGACATCACCAAGATTCGCCAACTACAGGACCACCTCGCTTCCCTGGGCATCATGCTCGGCTCCATGTCCCACGGCGTCAAAGGTTTGCTCATGGCCATCGACGGCGGGGCCTATCGGGTGGACAAGGGTCTGGAAAAGGGCGACGTGCAACGAATTGCCGCGGGCTGGAAAACTGTTCGCCACCGGCTGGACCACATGCGCCGGACCGTGATGGACATTTTGTATTACTCCAAGTCCCGTGAACCCAACCTCGTCCCGCACTCCCTGCACGGCGTGGCCGAACATTTGGCTGAAACCGTTTCCGCCAAGGCGAGCAAGTCCGGAATCCTCTTTCAAACAGATTTTTCTCAAGCGGGCGGACAAATCCTGATCGATGACGTCGCCTTCTACTCAGCCATGGCCAATATTCTGGAAAACGCCGTGGACGCCTGCCTGTTCAACCGCGACGCCGCGGAACATCGAATTGATTTTCACGTCGCCCAAGCCGACGGACACGCCGTATTCACCATCCGGGACAACGGCATCGGCATGGACAGGGAGACCATGGACAACATGTTCACCCTGTTCTTCTCCTCCAAGGGCGCCCTGGGCACGGGGATCGGCATGTTCGTCTCCCATGAGATCATCACCGGGCATAGTGGAACCATCACCGTGGACTCCGCGCCCGGAAAGGGAACCACGTTCCGGATCACGCTTCCCCAGGCTGCCCCCTCGGTTTCCGGGGACGAGCCGACCAGCAACCATGCCCCATCCCTCTCCTGA
- a CDS encoding response regulator: MAKKILIVDDDPEILDYLSELLQDNGYETVTAHNGLDGLEKVRAEQPALITLDMDMPEKGGTNFYAGLRKDQAIRDIPVIVVSGVGPRPPVLTKDVPTISKPIDNAKLLQLVSEMTQ; the protein is encoded by the coding sequence GTGGCCAAGAAAATTCTGATTGTCGACGACGACCCGGAAATTCTGGACTACCTGAGCGAACTGCTTCAGGACAACGGTTACGAGACCGTGACCGCGCACAACGGTTTGGACGGCCTGGAAAAAGTCCGTGCCGAGCAGCCGGCCCTGATCACCCTGGACATGGACATGCCCGAAAAGGGCGGAACCAATTTTTACGCCGGTCTGCGCAAGGACCAGGCCATCCGGGATATCCCGGTCATCGTCGTCAGCGGCGTGGGTCCGCGACCCCCGGTGCTGACCAAGGACGTCCCGACCATCTCCAAGCCCATCGATAACGCCAAGCTGCTCCAGCTTGTCTCTGAGATGACTCAATAA
- a CDS encoding DUF1641 domain-containing protein: protein MSKEDLILKRLDEIEAKVALVHERAVAAQNLRRELQPVMNDAFKLMLHELGDVETGFQLEDMFDLLKTTMRNVKNITYTVKQLENVIDLWHTSEPLLKSTVPKAIAYLDDLEQQGVFRTYQAMLALRAKVAQEYGPEEIEQMGDAFVFLIGMLNKLKDPKVREMIEKASEAFTSMDLKEVEPCGMFGMMKAMSSPEAKQGLGVMVEMTKTLGKLK from the coding sequence ATGTCCAAAGAAGACCTCATCCTCAAACGCCTCGACGAGATCGAGGCCAAGGTCGCGTTGGTGCACGAACGCGCCGTGGCCGCCCAGAACCTCAGACGGGAACTCCAGCCGGTCATGAACGACGCCTTCAAACTCATGCTCCATGAGCTGGGCGACGTGGAGACCGGATTCCAGTTGGAGGACATGTTCGACCTGCTCAAGACCACGATGCGCAACGTCAAGAACATCACCTACACCGTCAAACAACTGGAAAACGTCATCGACCTCTGGCACACCTCCGAGCCCTTGCTCAAGTCCACGGTCCCCAAGGCCATCGCCTATCTCGACGACCTGGAACAACAAGGCGTTTTCCGCACCTACCAGGCCATGCTCGCCCTGCGTGCCAAGGTGGCCCAGGAGTATGGTCCGGAGGAAATCGAGCAGATGGGCGACGCGTTCGTGTTCCTGATCGGCATGCTCAACAAGCTCAAGGATCCCAAGGTTCGGGAGATGATCGAGAAAGCCTCCGAGGCGTTCACGTCCATGGACCTGAAGGAAGTCGAACCGTGCGGCATGTTCGGCATGATGAAGGCCATGTCCAGCCCGGAAGCCAAACAAGGGCTGGGTGTGATGGTCGAAATGACCAAGACCCTCGGCAAGCTGAAATAG
- the sqr gene encoding type III sulfide quinone reductase, selenoprotein subtype produces MKKLLILGSGSGGTMVATKMREKLPEKEWEITVIDRDWEHHYQAGWLFVPFGVYTLEDCIKPKADFIPKGVKLVMDSIESIDPAKKVVTCKNGKYTYDWVVVGTGCRICPEEVEGMMDDWGGNIHNFYTPNGAVALFKKWKNMKEGRIVHHIAEMPIKCPVAPLEFVYLADWFFTINGVRQNIEIELVTPLTGAFTKPVAAKVLGKVCEDKNIKVTPNFVIDNVNVGKKALESVSGEEVPYDLLVSIPPNFGQQVIIDSGMGDAMGYVDTDKHTLKAKNYENMYVIGDATNVPTSKAGSVAHYESDIVVDNLIREIEGEEPRPEFDGHSTCFIVSGYEQAYLIDFNYEVEPLPGKYPFPGIGPFSLLGESHMNYWGKMMFKWVYFDMMLKGSELPLEPQMFMAGKMRHLAKA; encoded by the coding sequence ATGAAAAAATTGCTCATTCTTGGTTCCGGCTCCGGTGGAACCATGGTTGCCACGAAGATGCGCGAAAAGCTTCCGGAAAAGGAGTGGGAAATCACGGTCATCGACCGCGACTGGGAACACCACTACCAGGCCGGCTGGCTCTTCGTGCCCTTCGGCGTCTACACCCTGGAGGACTGCATCAAGCCCAAGGCCGATTTTATTCCCAAAGGCGTCAAGCTGGTTATGGACTCCATTGAGTCCATCGACCCGGCGAAAAAAGTCGTCACATGCAAGAACGGTAAGTACACCTATGACTGGGTGGTCGTGGGCACGGGGTGTCGCATCTGCCCGGAGGAAGTGGAAGGCATGATGGACGACTGGGGCGGCAACATTCACAACTTCTATACGCCCAACGGTGCCGTGGCGTTGTTCAAGAAGTGGAAGAACATGAAGGAAGGGCGCATCGTCCACCACATCGCGGAAATGCCCATCAAGTGCCCGGTGGCCCCGCTGGAATTCGTCTATCTCGCCGACTGGTTCTTCACCATCAACGGCGTGCGCCAGAACATCGAAATTGAACTGGTCACCCCGCTGACCGGCGCCTTTACCAAGCCCGTGGCCGCCAAGGTTCTGGGCAAGGTTTGCGAGGACAAGAACATCAAGGTCACGCCGAACTTCGTCATCGACAACGTCAACGTGGGCAAGAAGGCCCTGGAATCCGTCTCGGGCGAGGAAGTGCCCTACGATCTGCTGGTGTCCATTCCCCCGAACTTCGGCCAGCAGGTGATCATCGACTCCGGAATGGGCGACGCCATGGGCTACGTGGATACGGACAAACATACCCTGAAGGCCAAGAACTACGAAAACATGTACGTCATCGGCGACGCCACCAACGTCCCCACTTCCAAGGCCGGCAGCGTGGCCCACTACGAGTCCGACATCGTGGTGGACAACCTGATCCGGGAAATCGAAGGCGAAGAGCCTCGACCCGAATTTGACGGCCACTCCACCTGCTTCATCGTCTCCGGGTACGAGCAGGCTTACCTGATCGACTTCAACTACGAGGTCGAGCCGCTTCCGGGCAAGTACCCCTTCCCGGGGATCGGGCCTTTCTCCCTGCTCGGCGAGTCCCATATGAACTACTGGGGCAAGATGATGTTCAAGTGGGTCTATTTCGACATGATGCTCAAAGGCAGCGAACTGCCTCTGGAACCGCAGATGTTCATGGCCGGGAAAATGCGTCACTTGGCCAAAGCCTAA
- a CDS encoding RrF2 family transcriptional regulator, translating to MQLSSRTRHGARLLMNLAHFAQKGPLRAAHLSNNIGISVKYLEKIIKPLRQAGLIKGLRGPGGGYFLGRSPEDITLGEIVQALDGGPHLSFCTDPDACSPSDFCGSPAIWADLSSTLQGKLNSITLGGMMRQDSIFKTAPTTRREPKANVLRRDTAQAA from the coding sequence ATGCAACTCTCCTCGCGAACACGACATGGCGCACGTCTGCTGATGAATCTGGCCCACTTTGCCCAAAAAGGCCCTCTCCGGGCGGCCCACCTGTCCAACAATATCGGAATCTCCGTCAAATATCTGGAAAAAATAATCAAACCGCTGCGCCAAGCCGGATTGATCAAGGGACTGCGCGGCCCAGGCGGCGGCTACTTCCTCGGTCGCTCCCCTGAAGACATTACCCTGGGTGAAATCGTCCAGGCCTTGGACGGCGGGCCGCACCTGTCTTTTTGTACTGATCCGGACGCATGCTCGCCGTCCGACTTTTGCGGCTCCCCGGCCATTTGGGCCGATCTATCCAGCACGCTTCAAGGCAAACTGAATTCCATCACCTTGGGCGGGATGATGCGCCAGGATTCCATTTTCAAAACCGCGCCGACGACACGACGAGAACCCAAAGCGAACGTACTCCGTCGAGACACGGCCCAAGCAGCCTGA